Proteins encoded by one window of Bacteroidota bacterium:
- a CDS encoding PorP/SprF family type IX secretion system membrane protein, protein MKKINLGILFILSFLFANAQQIGMFSHYFYNPMVYNPAFTGYGEGLNIMFISHNQWVDFKGSPQLNLFTLDKSFMDKKIGLGLGLISDKKGINNRVGGNLSYSYKVNINDDAHLTFGVSFGILDQTLDYSKVQVENVADPTVFTNSQHKITYDANAGALFVWKGFEFSAAVPQLPGNKISYSNSTNVRAYYTQARHYMGSLKYRFFVSEDKGISISPQGLIRFVANAPLQYDGNINFDWHNKFWVGATYKSDYAIAANAGFCIHKQFYIGYSYDIIVGSIGKYSGLSHEIMVNLKFGKSKKIAPESIVEEPVTDENKTEEEVADEKKADSLEVKVEKNAPVTETPKAKETSPVQVNTAPEELKIIPKTETILPVQKNGNENPVVVKHKQSVKESDKTVNNLTPVAMNNTFWIATNKAGDFADDTGNPSQKGYYVIVGSYHNGDFAKAEVKRLRREGFKEANWMYSESTRFNYVFVSKMSSKKEAVKQAEIAKTIGITYIWIQKLIE, encoded by the coding sequence ATGAAAAAAATAAACCTTGGCATATTATTTATTTTATCCTTCCTTTTTGCTAATGCCCAGCAGATAGGAATGTTTAGCCATTATTTTTATAATCCAATGGTTTATAATCCCGCTTTCACAGGTTATGGTGAGGGCCTCAATATTATGTTTATAAGTCATAATCAATGGGTTGATTTTAAGGGTTCCCCGCAACTCAACTTGTTTACGCTGGATAAGAGTTTTATGGATAAGAAAATTGGTTTGGGTTTAGGCTTAATAAGTGATAAAAAAGGCATAAATAATAGAGTCGGAGGTAATTTATCGTATTCATACAAGGTCAATATAAATGATGATGCGCATTTAACGTTTGGTGTTTCTTTCGGAATTCTTGATCAAACGTTGGATTATTCGAAAGTACAAGTTGAAAATGTTGCTGACCCAACTGTATTCACAAACTCGCAGCACAAAATTACTTATGATGCGAATGCTGGCGCATTATTTGTTTGGAAGGGGTTCGAGTTTAGTGCAGCCGTTCCACAATTACCGGGGAATAAAATAAGTTATTCAAATAGCACTAATGTGCGCGCTTATTATACACAGGCGCGGCATTATATGGGCTCGCTTAAATACAGATTTTTTGTTTCAGAAGATAAAGGTATTTCAATTTCTCCTCAGGGTTTGATTCGTTTTGTTGCAAATGCGCCATTACAATATGATGGCAATATCAATTTTGACTGGCATAATAAATTTTGGGTCGGAGCGACTTACAAAAGTGATTACGCGATAGCGGCCAATGCAGGTTTTTGTATTCATAAACAATTTTATATTGGCTATTCGTATGATATAATCGTTGGGAGTATCGGTAAATATTCCGGTTTGAGTCATGAGATCATGGTGAATTTAAAATTCGGAAAGAGTAAAAAAATAGCACCAGAGTCTATTGTGGAAGAGCCTGTTACTGATGAGAATAAAACAGAGGAGGAGGTAGCCGATGAAAAAAAGGCAGACAGCCTGGAAGTAAAAGTGGAAAAAAATGCACCGGTAACAGAAACTCCCAAAGCAAAAGAAACATCACCGGTACAAGTGAATACTGCGCCGGAAGAGCTAAAAATAATCCCTAAAACAGAAACCATTTTGCCTGTTCAGAAGAACGGAAATGAAAATCCTGTTGTTGTAAAGCATAAACAGTCTGTAAAGGAATCAGATAAAACGGTCAATAATTTAACTCCTGTTGCAATGAATAATACGTTTTGGATTGCTACCAATAAGGCAGGGGACTTTGCTGACGACACCGGCAATCCTTCTCAAAAAGGTTATTATGTGATTGTAGGCAGTTATCATAATGGAGATTTTGCCAAGGCAGAGGTTAAGCGATTGCGTAGAGAAGGGTTTAAAGAAGCAAATTGGATGTATTCTGAATCAACCCGGTTCAATTATGTATTTGTTTCGAAAATGAGCAGTAAAAAGGAAGCCGTAAAACAGGCTGAAATTGCTAAAACTATCGGAATAACTTACATCTGGATTCAAAAATTAATAGAATAG
- a CDS encoding gliding motility-associated C-terminal domain-containing protein, translating into MNGLVKSYLLILMVCFSVLKVQAQSVGGTISGAVSLCPNATNSGFLTLTGSVGTIQKWESSTDGGATWINTGNTIVNQSYFNITQTTCYRAIVKNGAFAPDTSSIACITIYAPSVGGTISGGGTFCVGSGVGSLNLTGNTGSVLYWLYSTNGGVSWTTVANTTTFLAYPNITQNTIYRAVVQNGSSCPEDTSSIASIVIDPLTNAGAISGNDTVCYLVNAGSLNLSGNVGTILNWLSSTNGGVSWTTVTNTTASQSYNGLSQTNLFAAIVKSGTCNADTAFFTVVVSVPFVNAGVDTTIMQGQTLTLKGVGTGKSLWAPSAGLSNDTVLGPTVTPAATSTYVLTITDAKGCTNRDTVLITVTQSEFKGLVSNLFTPNGDGINDTWHIENIQVFPGNEVIVYNIYGNEVYQKKDYANDWKGTYNGADLPDGTYYYILKFDKPAQVIKGSLDILRSK; encoded by the coding sequence ATGAATGGTTTAGTTAAAAGCTATCTGCTTATTCTTATGGTATGTTTTTCAGTATTGAAAGTCCAGGCCCAATCGGTGGGAGGCACTATTTCCGGAGCGGTGTCGCTTTGCCCAAACGCTACCAATTCAGGATTTTTAACATTAACGGGAAGTGTTGGGACAATTCAAAAGTGGGAATCATCAACGGATGGGGGTGCAACATGGATCAATACCGGCAATACTATTGTCAATCAAAGTTATTTTAACATTACACAAACGACGTGCTACAGGGCCATTGTTAAAAATGGCGCGTTTGCGCCTGATACATCTTCGATAGCCTGTATTACTATTTATGCACCAAGCGTTGGTGGAACGATTAGTGGGGGAGGTACATTTTGCGTTGGATCAGGAGTTGGAAGTTTAAATTTAACAGGTAATACGGGCAGTGTGTTATATTGGTTATATTCAACAAATGGCGGCGTTTCGTGGACTACTGTTGCAAATACAACTACTTTTTTAGCTTATCCAAACATTACTCAAAATACAATTTACCGGGCGGTAGTTCAAAACGGTTCGAGTTGTCCTGAGGATACCTCATCAATAGCATCCATTGTAATTGACCCTCTTACCAATGCAGGAGCGATATCGGGTAATGATACTGTATGTTATCTTGTAAACGCAGGAAGCTTGAATTTATCAGGCAATGTCGGAACTATTCTAAATTGGTTATCCTCAACTAATGGTGGTGTAAGTTGGACAACTGTTACAAATACAACTGCAAGTCAAAGCTATAATGGCTTATCTCAAACAAACCTGTTTGCGGCAATAGTAAAAAGTGGCACCTGTAATGCCGATACAGCTTTTTTCACAGTAGTTGTATCAGTGCCTTTTGTTAATGCCGGTGTTGATACAACAATTATGCAAGGGCAAACGCTCACACTTAAAGGTGTTGGAACGGGAAAATCTTTATGGGCACCGTCAGCAGGCTTGAGTAATGATACCGTTTTGGGACCCACAGTAACTCCGGCTGCCACTTCAACTTATGTGCTCACTATAACGGATGCAAAAGGTTGCACAAACAGAGACACTGTATTAATAACGGTTACGCAGTCAGAATTTAAAGGACTGGTATCTAATTTGTTTACTCCTAATGGCGATGGAATAAATGATACCTGGCATATAGAAAATATTCAGGTGTTTCCAGGCAACGAGGTAATTGTTTACAACATTTATGGAAACGAAGTATACCAAAAAAAAGACTATGCTAATGACTGGAAGGGCACATACAATGGTGCCGATCTGCCTGATGGAACATATTATTATATTTTAAAATTTGATAAGCCGGCTCAGGTTATTAAGGGATCACTGGATATTTTAAGAAGCAAATAA